From Monomorium pharaonis isolate MP-MQ-018 chromosome 9, ASM1337386v2, whole genome shotgun sequence, the proteins below share one genomic window:
- the LOC105831543 gene encoding DNA polymerase epsilon subunit 4 isoform X1, producing MNNSEIDDLSETIQLAKRQQFDENPRDSRDNVDDTPHGDEEQREKLIRLPVGRVKTIIKMDPEVGFINQEAVFLVAKSVEFFIESLAKEAYKYIVQVKKRTIQKRDVESAIDNVDTLVFLEVTDFKKSEDNI from the exons ATGAATAATTCGGAGATCGATGACTTGAGCGAAACGATCCAACTCGCTAAACGACAGCAGTTTGATGAGAATCCACGAGATTCGCGAGACAATGTTGACGATACCCCGCATGGTGACGAAGAACAGCGAGAAAAGTTAATACGATTGCCCGTGGGAAGAGTAAAAACCATTATCAAAATGGATCCTGAAGTTGGTTTCATTAATCAAGAAGCTGTGTTTTTGGTAGCAAAATCAGtg GAATTTTTTATCGAGTCGCTTGCGAAAGAagcttataaatatattgtacaagtGAAGAAAAGGACTATTCAGAAGCGTGATGTGGAAAGTGCCATTGATAACGTAGATACGCTTGTTTTTTTGGAAG
- the LOC105831543 gene encoding DNA polymerase epsilon subunit 4 isoform X2: protein MNNSEIDDLSETIQLAKRQQFDENPRDSRDNVDDTPHGDEEQREKLIRLPVGRVKTIIKMDPEVGFINQEAVFLVAKSVEFFIESLAKEAYKYIVQVKKRTIQKRDVESAIDNVDTLVFLEVFRNN from the exons ATGAATAATTCGGAGATCGATGACTTGAGCGAAACGATCCAACTCGCTAAACGACAGCAGTTTGATGAGAATCCACGAGATTCGCGAGACAATGTTGACGATACCCCGCATGGTGACGAAGAACAGCGAGAAAAGTTAATACGATTGCCCGTGGGAAGAGTAAAAACCATTATCAAAATGGATCCTGAAGTTGGTTTCATTAATCAAGAAGCTGTGTTTTTGGTAGCAAAATCAGtg GAATTTTTTATCGAGTCGCTTGCGAAAGAagcttataaatatattgtacaagtGAAGAAAAGGACTATTCAGAAGCGTGATGTGGAAAGTGCCATTGATAACGTAGATACGCTTGTTTTTTTGGAAG
- the LOC105831544 gene encoding TBC1 domain family member 31 has protein sequence MYNSGWNNLIKRNDIYKYEPKVEVEKERCTAKLSFLQMSFDYDEECLIVVDTKGYLHYIELLGDVPCYKILGKIGRSTFLAFNPTCTEEILIGLDTGDIKILKLHADINEFSLLSGHKLVPKHISFYKHHCLTNSRNEVIIWDLRSYSIIHQLKVKVQNVIKKAAFSSVGHIVVLYYNDTIQVWALKQLHEDTKIDTKIFGIHYIRDFVFTKDGRAMIVSAMRNISILNTYDWSLLKKLCLPNDFVEAKLLSIVPCPLDGGANKILAFLSSKCTLQLCDINTLTFLEIPIHIGRMKKFAISSAGRYIAYIDQEGCLNITYMDKIVLKKYLHPNESIKSSKIYTHKISDHLECIRKSMKQELNMKRLMFILKEFGEYPKKYRILIWSTILKLPANKNAYVTLASKVIHGRLVSNILTSLSLADKSKESLLVMATHCLVQWCPLLIQSSFLPSLIFPFLMVFQKNPLLAFELILSMLLNYCQKWFEYHPLPPLNILGIIENILLEADPTLLNIFCEHGITSSEYAWPLLQTAMSEVLSGNEWLILWDHLISFQRPSLLLMCVVAYNILSRENIISLIKSSEDVKAFYSTQSHIRVKDLLKIARKLDQEISKRIHPSCYLRDNLLQLNDNGPYPSFISKEYPKFLAENFSVADLKKLKMQEHLQQYDHRIVNFEKRRLHAETEAFARQIHERRMSEVQKCYQEHFSNLNWQMQTLPLNAEEEKFCYHLYEDFNSLSERKRECDKCKIVEDTISNFENTNLRNYKKLQQDVTKLEYEVQSFLTSL, from the exons atgtataatagcGGCtggaataatttaatcaaacgtAACGACATTTACAAATATGAACCTAAAGTCGAGGTTGAGAAAGAACGTTGTACAGCTAAACTCAGTTTTCTACAAATGTCTTTCGATTACGATGAAGAATGCCTGATTGTAGTAGACACCAAAGGATACTTACATTACATCGAGTTGCTCGGAGATGTTCcatgttacaaaatattggGAAAAATCGGGCGATCTACTTTTTTAGCATTTAATCCTACGTGCACGGAGGAAATACTGATAGGACTCGATACCGGTGACATAAAGATTTTGAAGCTTCATGCAGATATCAATGAATTTTCTTTGTTATCCGGTCACAAACTGGTACCGAAACACATTTCCTTTTACAAGCATCATTGTCTAACAAACTCTCGAAACGAAGTAATAATATGGGATCTGAGATCTTATAGCATAATTCATCAATTAAAAGTCAAAGTACAGAACGTTATCAAGAAAGCTGCATTCTCAAGTGTGGGTCATATCGTTGTGTTGTATTACAATGACACTATACAGGTTTGGGCATTAAAACAGTTGCACGAGGATACGAAAATTGATACAAAGATATTTGGAATACATTATATCAGAGATTTTGTCTTTACGAAAGATGGAAGAGCTATGATAGTGAGTGCTATGAGAAACATAAGCATTCTTAATACATATGACTGGagtttattaaagaaattatgtttACCTAATGACTTTGTTGAAGCAAAACTATTGTCTATTGTTCCATGCCCATTAGATGGTGgggcaaataaaattttagcatTTCTATCCTCGAAATGTACTCTTCAACTTTGTGATATAAACACATTAACTTTTCTAGAGATACCTATTCATATTGgtagaatgaaaaaatttgcaatttcatCTGCTGGTAGGTATATAGCATATATAGATCAAGAAGgatgtttaaatataacatatatggacaaaatagttttgaaaaaatatcttcatCCTAATGAATCAATAAAATcatctaaaatatatacgcACAAAATAAGTGATCATTTGGAATGCATTAGAAAAAGTATGAAGcaagaattaaatatgaagcgattgatgtttattttaaaagaatttggaGAATATccaaaaaaatatcgtatatTAATTTGGTCcactattttaaagttaccAGCTAATAAAAATGCGTATGTTACCCTGGCAAGTAAGGTAATACATGGAAGACTTGtgtcaaatattttaacaagtcTTTCTTTGGCAGATAAAAGCAAAGAGTCATTGTTGGTCATGGCAACACATTGCTTGGTGCAATGGTGTCCTCTGCTAATACAAAGTTCATTTCTTCCCAGCttaatttttccatttctCATGGTATTTCAG AAAAATCCATTACTTGCCTTTGAGTTGATTTTAAGTATGCTATTAAACTATTGCCAAAAATGGTTCGAGTACCATCCATTGCCACCCTTGAATATTTTGGGGATTATTGAGAATATTCTCCTGGAAGCTGATCCCACATTATTAAACATCTTTTGCGAACATGGAATCACAAGTAGCGAATATGCATGGCCATTACTTCAAACTGCAATGAGCGAAGTACTGTCTGGAAACGAGTGGCTGATTTTGTGGGATCATCTAATATCTTTTCAAAGACCTTCTCTACTATTAATGTGTGTTgttgcatataatattttgtcaagagaaaatataatttctttaataaaatcatctgAAGATGTCAAAGCATTTTATAGCACTCAAAGTCATATTAGAGTCAaggatttgttaaaaattgcaagaaaatTAGATCAGGAGATATCAAAACGAATACATCCTAGTTGTTATCTGAG ggataatttattacaattaaatgatAACGGACCCTATCCTTCATTTATATCAAAGGAGTACCCAAAATTTCTTGCTGAAAACTTTAGCGttgcagatttaaaaaaattgaaaatgcaGGAACATTTGCAACAATATGATCATAGgattgtaaattttgaaaagagaAGATTACATGCAGAGACTGAAGCTTTTGCAAGACAAATTCATGAAAGAAGAATGAGTG AAGTACAAAAATGCTATCAAGAAcattttagtaatttaaattgGCAAATGCAGACTTTGCCGCTAAATGCAGAGGAAGAAAAATTCTGTTATCACTTGTATGAAGATTTTAATTCACTGTCTGAAAGAAAACGGGAATGTGATAAATGCAAGATTGTAGAAGATACAATttcgaattttgaaaatactaatttgagaaattataaaaagttgcaACAAGATGTAACAAAGCTCGAATATGAAGTACAAAGTTTCTTGACTTCACTGTGA